One genomic window of Gossypium hirsutum isolate 1008001.06 chromosome D11, Gossypium_hirsutum_v2.1, whole genome shotgun sequence includes the following:
- the LOC107912607 gene encoding splicing factor ESS-2 homolog yields the protein MLRSPGHSPRHVSSPSPSPSPYSDNALRIPTSSSSITPSGPTRKRSRVLDEDSYVAAIEKIVERDFFPDISKLRDRLDWLEAVKTGDPIQIRDAQLKIIERRGKKVNNANSEGRGLTQTPGSTFTRNFTPFDEIDGKTPQTPSVLGRGLSGEGDCRESEEEVDTKLSLDEFFRRYTSEDNDSFSKILEKVNRKKKEKYGYLTQSENTEGDVKLIEDVKRDRITDGYGTSDQPTSTLEGWKYTAKNLLMYHPADRGEAPLTEEERAIRLKSLTKEINRGNTRFHGKVMDSRPRDDGSVEVLYTPVAGATPMPMSGRDQDKGKKYDLEDLRKTPNQFYVESGKKAKNGYSFVRTPSPAPGLDESPFITWGEIEGTPLRLEAEDTPIDIGGSGDGPHFKIPCPPARDVKAHSLSRDAARKLRERSKMFKKPPLPSPYRGGSASPSVRTLSPAAQKFVRSAIAKSSSSVDETLRASYRGASPGVSTPKSVRSVSRFGRDGSMNSRSPSVREGSNSPW from the coding sequence ATGCTTCGATCTCCAGGCCACTCTCCCCGTCACGTTTCGTCACCGTCTCCGTCTCCGTCTCCATATTCCGACAACGCTCTTCGAATTCCTACCTCTTCTTCCTCAATCACCCCAAGTGGTCCTACCAGGAAACGCTCCCGCGTCCTTGACGAAGATTCCTACGTCGCCGCCATCGAGAAGATCGTCGAACGCGATTTCTTCCCCGATATTTCCAAGCTCCGAGATCGACTTGATTGGCTCGAAGCCGTCAAGACCGGCGATCCGATTCAAATCCGTGATGCCCAATTGAAGATCATCGAGCGCCGCGGCAAAAAGGTAAATAATGCAAATTCCGAGGGTAGAGGCCTAACGCAAACCCCTGGTTCTACTTTTACGAGGAATTTTACTccttttgatgaaattgatggcAAAACCCCCCAAACCCCAAGTGTTTTAGGTAGGGGATTATCCGGTGAGGGTGATTGTAGGGAAAGCGAGGAAGAGGTGGATACGAAATTGTCCTTAGATGAGTTTTTTAGGAGGTATACGAGCGAGGATAACGATAGTTTTTCTAAGATTTTAGAGAAGGTTAAcaggaagaagaaagagaagtATGGGTATTTAACCCAGAGCGAAAATACGGAGGGCGATGTTAAATTAATCGAGGATGTGAAGAGGGATAGGATCACTGATGGATATGGAACGTCTGATCAGCCAACGAGCACATTGGAAGGGTGGAAATATACGGCCAAGAATTTATTGATGTATCATCCTGCTGATCGGGGTGAGGCCCCGTTGACTGAGGAGGAACGAGCAATAAGATTGAAGAGTTTGACAAAGGAGATAAATCGTGGTAACACAAGATTTCATGGTAAAGTGATGGATTCTAGGCCAAGAGATGATGGATCCGTGGAGGTGTTATATACTCCTGTTGCCGGTGCGACTCCAATGCCTATGTCAGGTAGGGATCAGGATAAGGGCAAAAAGTATGATTTGGAGGATTTGAGGAAGACCCCAAATCAGTTTTATGTCGAATCTGGGAAGAAAGCCAAGAATGGTTATAGTTTTGTAAGAACACCTTCACCTGCACCAGGTCTCGATGAATCCCCCTTTATTACATGGGGTGAAATCGAAGGGACACCTCTGAGGTTGGAAGCTGAGGATACACCAATAGATATTGGTGGTAGCGGTGATGGGCCTCATTTTAAGATTCCTTGTCCTCCTGCCAGAGATGTGAAGGCACACTCCTTATCAAGGGATGCAGCTCGGAAATTGAGAGAGAGGTCAAAGATGTTTAAGAAGCCACCGTTGCCCTCACCTTATAGAGGGGGTAGTGCTAGTCCAAGTGTACGTACGCTGTCCCCTGCTGCCCAGAAATTTGTAAGAAGTGCAATTGCAAAGTCCTCTTCGTCGGTGGATGAAACTCTTCGTGCCAGTTATCGAGGTGCAAGCCCTGGGGTGTCTACTCCTAAAAGCGTAAGAAGTGTTTCAAGGTTTGGAAGGGATGGCAGCATGAATTCCAGATCACCTTCTGTAAGGGAGGGTTCTAATTCTCCATGGTAA